A single region of the Sorghum bicolor cultivar BTx623 chromosome 9, Sorghum_bicolor_NCBIv3, whole genome shotgun sequence genome encodes:
- the LOC8061063 gene encoding eukaryotic translation initiation factor 3 subunit F, which produces MATSSALLFPSPSSASSPPSSARVEAVVLFNVCDSYVRRPDQADRVIGTLLGSLLPDGTVHVRNSYVVPHSESADQVAIDIDYHHNMYASHQKVNPKEVIVGWFSTGFGVSGGSTLIHEFYSREVQNPIHLTVDTGFTRGEASIKAYISSNLSLGDRHLAAQFQEIPLDLRMIEAEKAGFEILKSTMVEKLPNDLEGMESSMEKLYILIDEIYKYVDDVVEGRVAPDNRIGRFISDSVASMPKLSPAAFDKLFNDKIQDNLALVYLSSITRTQITIAEKLNTAAQVL; this is translated from the exons ATGGCGACGTCCTCAGCTCTCCTCTTCCCTTCTCCGTCCTCGGCGTCCTCGCCGCCGTCATCGGCGCGGGTGGAGGCGGTGGTGCTCTTCAACGTCTGCGACAGCTACGTGCGGCGCCCGGACCAGGCGGACCGCGTCATCGGCACACTCctcggctccctcctccccgaCGGCACCGTCCACGTCCGCAACTCCTACGTTGTCCCCCACAGCGAGTCGGCCGACCAG GTCGCCATCGACATCGACTACCACCATAACATGTACGCCTCGCACCAGAAGGTGAACCCCAAGGAAGTCATCGTCGGCTG GTTCTCAACTGGATTTGGTGTTTCTGGGGGAAGTACGCTCATCCATGAGTTCTATTCAAGGGAAGTACAAAACCCCATCCATCTTACAGTCGACACTGGCTTCACAAGGGGGGAGGCTTCCATCAAAGCCTACATCTCATCCAACCTGTCCCTTGGAGATAGGCACCTCGCTGCGCAATTTCAGGAAATCCCTCTGGATCTAAGGATGATTGAGGCAGAAAAGGCTGGAT TCGAGATCCTGAAATCTACCATGGTAGAGAAGCTCCCCAATGATCTGGAAGGAATGGAGTCCTCAATGGAGAAGCTTTACATTCTTATTGATGAGATCTACAAATATGTCGATGATGTTGTG GAAGGACGCGTGGCACCTGATAACAGAATTGGAAGGTTCATCTCTGATTCTGTTGCTTCAATGCCAAAGTTGTCCCCAGCTGCTTTCGATAAGCTTTTCAATGACAAGATTCAG GATAACCTTGCGCTGGTATACCTGTCAAGCATCACAAGGACACAAATCACCATCGCGGAGAAGTTGAACACTGCTGCTCAAGTGCTGTAA
- the LOC8061064 gene encoding mitochondrial outer membrane protein porin 2, whose protein sequence is MAAAGPGLYSEIGKKARDLLYKDYHTDQKFTLTTYAANGAAITAASTRKDEAIFNEIQSQLKHNNVTVDVKATSESNLITTITVHELGTPGLKGILCIPFPYQKSAKAELQYLHHHAGVAASVGLNANPVVNLSGVFGTKTIAVGADAAYDTSSGDLTKYNAGLSYTTSDFVAAATLNHKGDNIAASYYHLVSPTTAVGGELSHSFSTNGNTITFGTQHALDPLTTVKARFNNYGMASALIQHEWRPKSLVTISAEVDTKAIEKSSKVGLSLVLKP, encoded by the exons ATGGCCGCCGCGGGTCCCGGGCTCTACTCCGAGATCGGGAAGAAGGCTAGAG ATCTCCTGTACAAGGACTACCACACGGACCAGAAGTTCACGCTCACCACCTACGCCGCCAACGGAGCT GCCATTACTGCTGCAAGCACGAGGAAAGATGAAGCTATCTTCAATGaaatccagagccagctgaagCACAACAATGTGACTGTGGATGTGAAAGCAACTTCAGAATCAAAT TTGATAACTACAATCACAGTTCACGAGCTGGGCACACCAGGCCTGAAGGGAATTTTATGCATTCCTTTCCCGTACCAGAAATCTGCAAAG GCTGAACTCCAGTACTTGCACCACCatgctggtgttgctgcaagtgTCGGCCTAAATGCAAACCCTGTTGTTAACCTTTCTGGTGTATTTGGAACTAAAACTATTGCTGTTGGCGCTGATGCTGCATATGATACGTCATCTGGGGACTTAACCAAATACAATGCTGGACTGAGCTACACTACTTCTGACTTTGTTGCTGCAGCGACTCT GAACCACAAAGGAGACAACATTGCCGCTTCCTACTACCACTTGGTGAGTCCAACCACAGCTGTTGGAGGAGAGCTGAGCCACAGCTTCTCAACCAACGGGAACACCATCACCTTTGGGACGCAGCATGCCCTGGACCCCCTGACCACTGTGAAGGCGCGCTTCAACAACTACGGCATGGCAAGCGCACTGATCCAACATGAGTGGAGGCCCAAGTCATTGGTCACCATCTCCGCGGAGGTGGACACCAAGGCAATTGAGAAGAGCTCCAAGGTTGGGCTCTCCCTGGTCCTCAAGCCCTGA
- the LOC110430208 gene encoding NADH dehydrogenase [ubiquinone] 1 beta subcomplex subunit 2 — MGGGGAHGGTTYKGYTIPHNKRWHTVAGKGLCAVMWFWVFYRAKQDGATLLGLRHPWDGHDDHSHGHGHGHEASSSSSSH, encoded by the exons atgggcggcggcggcgcacatGGCGGCACCACCTACAAGGGCTACACAATCCCGCACAACAAGCGCTGGCACACCGTCGCCGGCAAGGGCCTCTGCGCCGTGATGTG GTTCTGGGTCTTCTACAGGGCTAAGCAGGACGGTGCCACGCTCTTG GGTTTGCGTCATCCTTGGGATGGGCATGATGACCACTCTCATGGTCATGGACATGGGCATGAG GCATCGTCATCGTCGTCTTCACATTAA